From a single Pseudobutyrivibrio xylanivorans genomic region:
- a CDS encoding GNAT family N-acetyltransferase, whose product MSSDKKYLFETERLGFRHWNEDDAEVLFSMAKEPEVGLPCGWPAHTNIEESVNVINNVFTNAENYCLCLKETGKPVGTADLMFHFDNDTECELGYWLGKEYWGQGLMPEACTELLRRAFEDLYVEKVWCGYYQGNEKSKRVQEKLGFKYHDTQEKVKLQLLDEVRTNIMNLMTKEDWLKLVNC is encoded by the coding sequence ATGAGCAGCGACAAAAAGTATTTATTTGAAACAGAGAGATTAGGATTTCGCCATTGGAATGAGGATGATGCAGAGGTCCTTTTTAGTATGGCAAAGGAGCCAGAGGTAGGACTTCCTTGTGGTTGGCCTGCACATACAAACATAGAAGAAAGTGTTAATGTAATAAATAATGTTTTCACTAATGCAGAAAATTATTGCTTGTGTCTGAAGGAGACAGGAAAGCCAGTTGGTACAGCGGATTTAATGTTCCACTTTGATAATGATACTGAGTGTGAGTTGGGTTATTGGCTTGGAAAAGAATACTGGGGACAGGGGCTTATGCCTGAGGCCTGTACAGAGCTTCTCCGTAGAGCATTTGAAGACTTATATGTTGAAAAGGTATGGTGTGGCTACTATCAAGGAAATGAAAAATCTAAGAGAGTTCAGGAAAAGCTTGGCTTCAAGTATCATGATACTCAGGAGAAGGTGAAGCTTCAGCTTTTAGATGAAGTTAGAACAAATATCATGAATCTGATGACAAAGGAAGATTGGTTGAAATTGGTTAATTGTTAG
- a CDS encoding MFS transporter: protein MNTNKARNQITKLYFIDGIGGLMIAGASWVALLAARGFSTVEIGLFESIFHVTSMIFEVPSGAVADVFGRKKVMITASVMAIISSILMIFTNTFAGISVAMVFSALSYNLASGTREALAYDSLKEAGIENEYSKFASNDMVIYRLTSSLGTLMAGIALMLGYKKANALDILMAIAAILIGITLMEPKSELSHHTSVSARFKEVALESVRFIKENRKAILIIIFNAFIGAVATLIVFFLQAKLPQLGIKTIWLGPALFSVGLGSVIGAKAIEYCTYLRYKYASLFAVIGIAIAFGSIFTGSIALTMLGAFVGGFADSFIEVRSDVVLNNMIPSSQRATLMSINSFTFSVIMIILSPVFGWIFS from the coding sequence ATGAATACAAATAAAGCTAGAAATCAGATTACTAAACTATATTTTATTGATGGAATTGGGGGATTGATGATTGCTGGAGCCTCTTGGGTGGCATTACTTGCCGCAAGAGGATTTTCCACAGTTGAGATTGGATTATTTGAAAGCATATTTCATGTCACGAGCATGATCTTTGAGGTGCCTTCAGGGGCAGTGGCAGACGTATTTGGCCGTAAGAAGGTTATGATTACAGCCAGCGTAATGGCTATTATTTCATCCATCCTGATGATATTCACAAACACCTTCGCCGGTATATCAGTTGCTATGGTATTTTCCGCCCTAAGCTATAACTTGGCATCAGGTACAAGAGAGGCGCTTGCTTACGACAGCCTAAAGGAAGCAGGCATTGAAAATGAGTACAGCAAGTTCGCTTCTAACGACATGGTGATTTATCGCCTAACTAGTTCATTAGGCACCCTTATGGCTGGAATAGCTCTAATGCTTGGATATAAGAAGGCGAATGCCTTGGACATCCTTATGGCCATAGCAGCAATTCTAATTGGAATCACATTGATGGAACCAAAGAGTGAGTTAAGCCATCACACCAGTGTCAGCGCCCGTTTTAAAGAGGTGGCTCTAGAGAGTGTCAGATTCATCAAAGAGAATCGTAAGGCAATACTAATCATCATATTCAATGCATTTATAGGCGCTGTGGCGACACTTATAGTTTTCTTCTTACAGGCAAAATTGCCACAGCTTGGAATCAAAACTATCTGGCTTGGGCCAGCATTATTTTCAGTAGGTCTAGGTTCTGTCATTGGCGCAAAGGCAATAGAATACTGTACGTATTTACGATACAAATATGCCAGCCTATTTGCCGTCATAGGAATCGCCATAGCCTTCGGCTCAATCTTCACAGGCAGTATTGCCCTGACGATGCTTGGTGCTTTCGTAGGAGGCTTTGCCGACAGCTTTATAGAAGTACGCTCAGATGTTGTATTAAACAATATGATTCCCTCCAGCCAGAGAGCAACGCTTATGTCAATCAATTCATTCACCTTTTCCGTTATAATGATTATTTTGTCACCTGTTTTTGGATGGATTTTTTCTTAG
- a CDS encoding spermidine synthase, whose amino-acid sequence MDRPILRNKLYLYLTEFFAGMSVMAVELGASRLLAPYFSASQIVWTIIIGTIMIAMALGNLYGGRMADKDPNPDKLYKRIIIAAIWIAAIPVVGKYVILAISAFIIFTVNTNFLVIAGFAACMIIFVFPLFLLGTVTPSLVKFSVDSLDDSGSVVGKLNASNTIGSIIGTFVPTFISIPAVGTAITFLIFAGILLALCIVYFVSSKINFSQAKRVPASIVIFLVCCLLGHSNSFAFWQTNLTYEGESIYNYLQVHEEGNQVILSTNVLFGVQSVYQKDKGPTGLYYDYAMAALYMTDAKAASRPSDDPLRILILGNGSGTFATQCERYYDNLDITGVEIDEKITQLARDYFELPEDVPVITYDGRAYLNASKDKYDVIMVDAYQDITIPFQMSSKEFFQLVADHLDEDGVMVVNLNMRSNSPGNINDYLADTIGAVFPNIYTAEVLGCTNRILYASFNPQTEENLANAIDKETDADLYYMMSLAQVGMQKYNPGNLIMTDDKAPVELLGMKVIDELISDEVAYYKKIFNEEGIEGLTSLILREVN is encoded by the coding sequence ATGGACAGACCGATACTTAGAAATAAATTGTATCTCTATTTGACGGAGTTTTTTGCGGGGATGTCAGTAATGGCAGTAGAATTAGGCGCTAGTAGGTTACTGGCGCCATATTTCAGCGCATCACAAATTGTGTGGACTATTATCATTGGTACGATAATGATTGCTATGGCACTGGGAAATCTTTATGGAGGCCGTATGGCGGATAAGGACCCAAATCCTGATAAGTTATATAAGCGCATTATCATTGCTGCCATATGGATAGCTGCTATACCAGTTGTGGGAAAATATGTTATTTTAGCTATATCTGCGTTTATAATCTTTACCGTAAATACGAATTTTCTTGTCATTGCAGGATTTGCAGCCTGCATGATTATATTCGTATTTCCGTTATTCCTTTTAGGCACAGTGACTCCATCACTGGTGAAGTTTTCTGTGGACAGTCTTGATGATAGCGGAAGTGTGGTTGGTAAGCTCAACGCAAGCAATACCATCGGAAGCATTATAGGCACCTTTGTTCCTACTTTTATCAGCATTCCTGCAGTTGGTACTGCCATCACATTTCTGATATTTGCAGGAATTTTGCTTGCGCTTTGTATAGTGTATTTTGTTAGTTCTAAAATAAATTTTTCTCAGGCCAAGAGGGTTCCTGCTAGCATTGTGATATTTTTAGTCTGCTGCCTTCTTGGTCATAGCAATAGCTTTGCATTTTGGCAGACTAATCTAACATATGAAGGTGAATCAATTTACAATTATCTTCAGGTTCACGAGGAGGGCAATCAGGTCATCCTTTCCACCAATGTTCTTTTTGGCGTCCAGTCGGTGTATCAAAAGGACAAAGGTCCCACAGGTCTCTACTACGATTATGCTATGGCAGCTCTTTATATGACAGATGCCAAAGCCGCATCCCGTCCATCAGATGACCCTCTTCGCATTTTAATATTGGGAAATGGCAGTGGAACTTTTGCAACTCAGTGTGAGAGATATTACGATAACCTTGATATTACTGGTGTAGAGATTGACGAAAAGATTACGCAGCTTGCAAGGGATTATTTCGAGCTTCCTGAGGATGTACCAGTAATCACCTATGATGGTCGAGCTTATCTGAATGCCTCAAAGGATAAATATGATGTGATTATGGTTGATGCATATCAGGATATAACCATCCCATTTCAGATGTCTTCCAAAGAATTCTTTCAATTGGTGGCAGATCATTTAGATGAAGATGGAGTGATGGTTGTGAATTTGAATATGCGTAGCAACTCACCAGGAAACATCAATGATTATCTGGCGGATACCATAGGGGCAGTATTTCCGAATATCTATACAGCCGAGGTACTGGGCTGCACTAACAGGATTTTATATGCCAGCTTCAATCCACAGACGGAAGAAAATCTGGCTAATGCCATTGATAAAGAAACTGATGCAGACTTGTATTACATGATGTCTTTAGCACAGGTGGGCATGCAAAAATATAATCCAGGAAATCTCATTATGACTGACGATAAGGCTCCGGTGGAGCTCCTTGGAATGAAAGTTATAGATGAGTTGATTTCTGATGAGGTAGCATATTACAAAAAAATATTCAATGAAGAGGGAATAGAGGGACTTACTTCATTGATTTTAAGAGAGGTAAATTAA
- a CDS encoding deoxyribonuclease IV has product MIYIGCHLSVTNGYEAMGRQMTEFGGSTFAWFTRNPRGGKAKDIEASDVEKLQAILEKEKFGTLVAHASYTMNLCSAKPETRANGLDMLKQDLQRMEQVPNQYYNFHPGSHTGQGAEVGIQQIADGLNQSLWADMNTTVLLETMAGKGSEVGKTFEELREIIDRVELNEKLGVCLDTCHIWDGGYDIVNDFDGVLTKFDKVIGLDRLKAIHFNDSKNECGAAKDRHEKLGQGCIGMEAMKRIAQHPVTQNLPFILETPNDDAGYIEEIATVKSWF; this is encoded by the coding sequence ATGATATATATAGGCTGTCACTTATCAGTGACTAATGGATATGAAGCAATGGGACGTCAGATGACTGAATTTGGCGGCAGCACCTTTGCATGGTTTACAAGAAATCCAAGAGGTGGAAAAGCAAAGGATATTGAAGCCTCCGATGTTGAAAAGCTACAAGCGATTCTTGAAAAAGAGAAGTTTGGAACACTTGTAGCCCATGCCAGCTACACTATGAATCTTTGCTCAGCAAAGCCAGAAACTAGGGCCAATGGTCTTGATATGCTTAAGCAGGATTTGCAGAGGATGGAGCAGGTTCCAAATCAGTATTACAATTTCCATCCAGGTTCTCATACAGGTCAGGGTGCTGAGGTAGGAATTCAGCAGATTGCAGATGGATTGAACCAATCGCTCTGGGCTGATATGAATACTACAGTGCTTCTCGAAACTATGGCTGGAAAAGGTTCTGAAGTGGGTAAGACTTTTGAAGAACTTCGAGAGATTATTGACCGCGTAGAGTTAAATGAAAAGCTTGGAGTATGTCTCGATACCTGCCACATCTGGGATGGTGGCTATGACATAGTAAATGATTTTGATGGAGTGCTGACAAAGTTTGATAAGGTGATTGGTTTGGACAGGCTTAAGGCCATTCATTTCAATGATAGTAAGAATGAATGCGGTGCTGCAAAGGATAGACATGAGAAGCTTGGACAGGGCTGCATTGGCATGGAGGCTATGAAACGAATCGCGCAGCATCCAGTTACCCAAAATCTTCCATTTATTCTTGAAACACCAAATGATGATGCCGGATATATCGAAGAAATAGCAACAGTGAAAAGCTGGTTTTAA
- a CDS encoding MerR family transcriptional regulator, producing MMTVNEVSKIAGVSIRTLQYYDQIGLLKPAEYTESGYRLYDDTAMERLQQILLFRELEFPLKEIKDIVDNPDFDREKALDQQIELLTLKKEHLENLIAFAREIKTTGGRKMDFSVFDNSKIEEYAKKAKEEWGNTAAYKDFEKKSAGRTKEDEKQLWSDFMQLFAKLGEVKNDSPDSAAAQSIVKEIQNYISEHFYMCDNKILLGLGQAYASGGEFTENIDKAGGAGTGAFAFEAIKAYCK from the coding sequence ATGATGACAGTAAATGAAGTTAGCAAAATAGCGGGAGTGAGTATACGCACCCTGCAATACTATGATCAGATTGGTCTTTTGAAGCCGGCAGAGTATACAGAATCTGGTTATAGACTGTATGACGATACAGCGATGGAGAGATTGCAGCAGATTTTATTGTTCAGAGAGCTGGAGTTTCCACTGAAAGAGATTAAGGATATAGTGGATAATCCTGACTTTGACAGGGAAAAAGCACTAGACCAACAGATAGAGCTTTTGACCTTAAAGAAGGAGCACTTGGAAAACCTGATAGCTTTCGCCCGTGAAATCAAAACAACAGGAGGAAGGAAAATGGACTTTTCAGTATTTGATAATAGTAAAATTGAGGAATATGCAAAGAAAGCAAAGGAAGAGTGGGGCAATACAGCAGCTTATAAGGATTTTGAGAAGAAGTCTGCTGGCAGAACAAAGGAAGATGAGAAGCAGCTTTGGTCAGATTTCATGCAGCTGTTTGCAAAGCTTGGAGAGGTAAAAAATGATTCGCCAGATTCAGCCGCAGCACAGAGTATTGTTAAGGAGATTCAGAATTACATTTCTGAGCACTTCTATATGTGTGATAACAAGATTCTTCTTGGACTTGGGCAGGCATACGCCAGCGGAGGAGAGTTTACAGAAAACATTGATAAGGCTGGCGGAGCAGGCACAGGAGCCTTCGCTTTCGAAGCCATAAAAGCATATTGTAAGTAA
- the tnpA gene encoding IS200/IS605 family transposase, which yields MDMNSLSHTKWECKYHIVFAPKYRRKVAYGQLKADIANILSTLCKRKGVEIIEAEICPDHVHMLVRIPPSMSVSSFVGYLKGKSTLMIFEKHANLKYKYGNRHFWCRGYYVDTVGKNAKKIEEYIRNQLKEDLEYDQMTLKEYIDPFTGEPVVKNR from the coding sequence ATGGACATGAATAGTTTATCACACACAAAGTGGGAGTGTAAGTATCACATAGTTTTTGCACCAAAGTACAGAAGAAAGGTTGCTTATGGTCAGCTAAAGGCTGATATAGCAAATATTCTCAGTACTTTATGTAAAAGAAAAGGTGTAGAGATAATTGAAGCAGAAATATGCCCAGATCATGTACATATGTTAGTTAGAATACCACCTAGCATGAGTGTATCGAGTTTTGTAGGATATCTTAAAGGTAAAAGTACACTTATGATATTCGAGAAACATGCAAATTTAAAGTACAAGTATGGGAATAGACATTTTTGGTGCCGAGGATATTATGTAGATACGGTAGGCAAGAATGCAAAGAAAATTGAAGAGTACATAAGGAATCAATTAAAAGAAGACTTAGAGTACGATCAAATGACACTCAAAGAGTATATTGACCCGTTCACGGGTGAGCCAGTAGTCAAAAACAGATAA
- the pgeF gene encoding peptidoglycan editing factor PgeF codes for MNKEEKNGVTYMTFDSLKNAGVKHAFSTRLGGVSKGVFESLNLRTNSEDNVDNIHENYKIMCKALDMNYDSMCFSMQTHTANVIVVDEKDAGNGITKPLPYKDVDGIVTNVKDMPLVTAHADCVPLFFYDPVKRVVGLSHSGWKGTVGKIGKVTVEKMTEAFDSNPEDILCGIGPSICKNCYEVSADVAEACIEAFGEEQKSKILSKSLFNPTDNNKYMLDLWAACKIALIEAGVLEAHIEVTDYCTRCHPDLFFSHRVMGANRGGQAAFISL; via the coding sequence ATGAATAAAGAAGAAAAAAATGGTGTTACTTACATGACATTTGATTCACTTAAAAATGCTGGAGTGAAGCATGCTTTTTCAACCAGACTTGGAGGGGTAAGCAAAGGTGTATTTGAATCTCTGAACTTGCGCACTAACAGTGAAGATAATGTTGATAATATACATGAGAATTATAAGATAATGTGCAAAGCACTTGATATGAATTATGATAGCATGTGCTTTTCAATGCAGACTCATACAGCAAATGTAATTGTAGTAGATGAAAAGGATGCAGGAAATGGAATCACAAAACCTCTTCCCTATAAGGACGTGGATGGAATCGTCACAAATGTTAAGGACATGCCACTAGTCACAGCTCATGCTGATTGTGTGCCACTGTTTTTCTACGACCCAGTAAAGCGGGTAGTTGGCCTTTCACATTCGGGCTGGAAAGGAACCGTTGGAAAAATTGGCAAAGTCACTGTAGAAAAAATGACAGAAGCTTTTGATTCAAATCCAGAGGATATCTTGTGTGGAATCGGACCAAGCATCTGCAAAAACTGTTATGAAGTTAGTGCTGATGTGGCAGAGGCGTGTATTGAAGCGTTTGGAGAAGAGCAAAAATCTAAAATCCTTAGTAAGTCTTTATTTAATCCAACAGACAATAATAAATATATGCTTGATTTATGGGCAGCATGCAAAATCGCACTTATAGAGGCAGGTGTTCTAGAGGCACACATAGAAGTTACCGATTATTGCACCAGATGTCATCCTGATTTATTCTTCTCACATAGAGTGATGGGAGCTAATCGCGGAGGACAGGCAGCGTTTATTTCGCTGTAA
- a CDS encoding NUDIX hydrolase has product MKKLKLINEDYQGHVDIMRHACRGIVIRDGKILLSYVEKYDNYMLPGGGVEGDESLEECCARELLEETGIVVRPTEYYLEIEELFDVWQHFNHYFTCEFVEDIGVLNLTEAEKNANYKHVWLPIDEAKQIFGEYEKYHHTAIELYGLYRREYEALKALDEIE; this is encoded by the coding sequence ATGAAGAAGTTAAAACTAATCAATGAGGACTATCAAGGTCATGTGGATATAATGAGACATGCCTGCAGAGGCATTGTCATAAGGGATGGTAAAATTCTTTTAAGTTATGTAGAGAAATATGATAACTATATGCTTCCAGGTGGAGGCGTAGAGGGGGATGAGTCTTTAGAGGAATGCTGTGCACGTGAGCTTCTTGAAGAAACCGGTATTGTGGTAAGGCCAACAGAATATTACCTGGAAATAGAAGAATTATTCGATGTATGGCAGCATTTTAATCACTACTTTACCTGTGAGTTTGTAGAAGATATAGGAGTACTTAATCTTACAGAGGCTGAAAAGAATGCAAACTATAAGCATGTGTGGCTTCCTATAGATGAGGCTAAGCAGATTTTTGGAGAGTATGAGAAGTATCATCATACTGCGATTGAGCTTTATGGACTTTACCGCAGAGAGTATGAAGCTTTAAAGGCATTGGATGAAATAGAATAA
- a CDS encoding DUF7010 family protein, with protein MTLDELRLDIAKEQKKGIPFIAASIILWGLIAIVTILQIPIKSMNILVFCCSCPLMPLAIIFGKIVKVDLFSKKNPLSNAGLLFTMNQMLYILIVMWVFSAVPEKMVMVFAMVFGAHLLPYSWLYISKAYIIFAVAIPVISLILGVLFTSTVVALSVCLCEVIFLLILVYEVKKL; from the coding sequence ATGACACTTGATGAATTAAGACTTGATATTGCAAAAGAACAGAAAAAGGGAATTCCTTTTATAGCAGCATCTATTATTCTTTGGGGACTGATTGCGATAGTTACTATACTTCAGATTCCTATTAAATCTATGAATATTTTAGTATTTTGTTGTTCGTGCCCATTGATGCCGCTAGCCATAATATTTGGAAAAATAGTCAAGGTGGATTTGTTTTCAAAAAAGAATCCACTTAGCAATGCGGGGTTATTGTTTACAATGAATCAAATGCTATATATCTTAATTGTTATGTGGGTATTTAGCGCTGTTCCAGAAAAAATGGTTATGGTATTTGCAATGGTTTTTGGCGCACATTTACTACCATATTCATGGCTGTATATTTCTAAGGCATATATTATTTTTGCAGTGGCTATACCAGTGATTTCACTGATACTTGGTGTGCTTTTTACCTCTACAGTAGTAGCATTATCAGTATGCTTATGTGAAGTGATATTTCTATTGATTTTAGTTTATGAAGTTAAGAAATTATAA
- a CDS encoding GNAT family N-acetyltransferase: MILIEEIPVENINEFWSIHLKYLVDDGIIDDPEDIEYFSGDEYRDIIKEHMIRKCDKHHMVYFKEDKNRIGAAQYNTYQSEDGKCFVMDFWVFPEHRGNGMGHKCFEALEKYTKADGASYYEINSEKEDSIRFWKSIGFVENGTDEYDMQLFIKR; encoded by the coding sequence ATGATATTAATCGAAGAAATTCCAGTAGAAAATATAAACGAATTCTGGTCCATCCATTTAAAGTATTTAGTGGATGATGGAATTATAGACGATCCAGAGGATATAGAATATTTCTCAGGAGATGAATATAGAGATATTATCAAAGAGCATATGATTCGTAAATGCGATAAACATCATATGGTATATTTCAAAGAAGATAAGAATCGAATTGGAGCTGCCCAGTATAATACTTATCAGAGTGAAGATGGTAAGTGTTTTGTAATGGATTTTTGGGTATTCCCAGAACATAGAGGAAATGGTATGGGCCATAAATGCTTTGAGGCACTTGAAAAATATACTAAAGCAGATGGTGCTTCATACTATGAAATCAATAGTGAAAAAGAAGATTCCATCAGATTTTGGAAATCAATTGGATTTGTAGAAAATGGTACTGACGAATATGACATGCAGCTTTTTATAAAGCGTTAG
- a CDS encoding AAA family ATPase gives MVIIITGASHVGKTVLSQRMLEKYKYPYVSIDHLKMGLIRSGNTELTPEDDEQLVGYLWPIVREMIKTAIENQQNLIIEGCYVPFDWRKDFDEQYLQEIAFICLAMTDEYIDSHFDEILNHALDIETRLDDSDCTVERLKADNRQVISEYQNAGEKVILIDGDYEQVIKSLL, from the coding sequence ATGGTTATAATAATTACAGGTGCATCTCATGTGGGAAAAACTGTTTTGTCACAGAGGATGCTGGAAAAATATAAATATCCCTATGTATCAATCGACCATTTGAAAATGGGATTGATTAGAAGCGGGAACACAGAGCTAACACCAGAGGATGATGAACAGCTTGTAGGATATCTATGGCCTATTGTCAGGGAGATGATTAAGACTGCCATAGAGAACCAGCAGAATCTAATCATTGAAGGATGTTATGTTCCTTTTGATTGGAGAAAGGATTTTGATGAGCAGTATTTACAGGAGATTGCATTTATCTGCTTAGCCATGACAGATGAGTACATTGATTCTCATTTTGATGAGATATTGAATCATGCATTAGATATTGAGACTAGGCTAGATGATAGTGATTGCACGGTTGAAAGACTAAAAGCTGATAATAGACAAGTGATTTCGGAATATCAGAACGCTGGGGAGAAAGTAATCTTGATTGATGGGGATTATGAGCAGGTAATTAAGAGCTTGTTATGA
- a CDS encoding sugar O-acetyltransferase — translation MNQKERMLANLPYKAWLDGLSEDRMENKKKIYKYNNMEPDKQGERDKLIKEILGKTGECINVEAPFHCDYGYNIEVGENFFANYNLVVLDVGKVKIGDNAQIAPNVAIYTAGHPIHPDSRNSGYEYGIDVTIGDNVWIGGNTCIMPGVTIGNNVVIGGGSVVNKDLPDNVIAVGNPCKVVRKITEADRDFYYKDRKFDVADYIPEEK, via the coding sequence ATGAACCAAAAAGAAAGAATGCTTGCGAATCTTCCATATAAGGCATGGCTTGATGGCCTTAGTGAAGATCGCATGGAAAATAAAAAGAAGATATATAAGTACAACAACATGGAGCCTGATAAGCAGGGTGAAAGGGATAAGCTTATAAAAGAAATTCTGGGCAAGACAGGAGAATGCATAAATGTAGAAGCTCCTTTTCACTGCGACTATGGCTACAATATCGAGGTTGGAGAAAACTTCTTTGCCAATTACAACCTGGTGGTCCTTGATGTGGGAAAAGTCAAAATTGGGGATAACGCTCAGATAGCGCCAAATGTAGCCATATATACGGCAGGCCATCCAATTCATCCAGACTCTAGAAATTCAGGTTATGAATATGGTATAGATGTCACTATAGGCGATAATGTTTGGATTGGAGGAAATACCTGCATCATGCCAGGTGTGACCATAGGAAATAACGTGGTTATTGGTGGTGGAAGTGTTGTAAACAAAGATCTTCCAGATAATGTTATTGCAGTTGGGAACCCTTGTAAGGTGGTTAGGAAAATCACAGAAGCTGACAGGGATTTTTATTATAAAGATAGAAAGTTTGATGTAGCCGACTATATCCCAGAAGAGAAGTAA
- a CDS encoding DMT family transporter, giving the protein MENKNLLKNKIVVCLLAIVCCLLWGSAFPSIKIGYRLFEIDASDSMSQILFAGIRFFLAGILAIIFGSLLQKKVLYPKKESWRMVCTLSLFQTILQYFFFYMGLAHASGVKSSIINGMSTFFAILLACLVRKQERLTTNKVVGCVLGAVGVIIVSLAGGSIGEGFAINGEGFILVASVSYAISSVLIKEYSIKENPVTLSGYQFIIGGIVMMLVGFLAGGRLYMTSLAGIPLIIYMALISSVAYSIWGMLLKYNPVSSVTIYGFTNPIFGALLSAILLSEWKTITAQYLVALVLVSLGIYIVNRVNN; this is encoded by the coding sequence ATGGAAAATAAGAACCTACTTAAAAACAAAATAGTGGTATGCCTCTTGGCAATTGTTTGTTGCCTGCTTTGGGGCAGTGCCTTTCCAAGTATAAAAATTGGTTACAGGCTTTTTGAAATCGATGCCAGCGATAGCATGTCACAGATTCTTTTTGCCGGAATCAGATTTTTTCTAGCGGGAATACTTGCTATTATTTTTGGCAGTCTTCTTCAGAAAAAGGTTTTGTATCCAAAGAAGGAATCATGGCGCATGGTATGTACACTCAGTCTGTTCCAGACCATTCTACAGTATTTCTTTTTTTACATGGGCCTGGCTCATGCATCAGGTGTGAAGTCATCTATTATCAATGGTATGAGCACCTTCTTCGCAATCCTTCTAGCTTGTCTTGTACGAAAGCAGGAGCGATTAACTACTAACAAGGTGGTAGGCTGCGTGCTTGGTGCTGTGGGAGTAATAATAGTAAGCCTTGCTGGTGGGAGCATAGGTGAGGGCTTTGCAATCAATGGCGAAGGATTCATCCTTGTGGCATCGGTGTCCTATGCCATCTCATCAGTGCTTATCAAGGAGTATTCCATCAAAGAAAATCCAGTAACCTTAAGCGGTTATCAGTTCATCATAGGAGGAATTGTTATGATGCTGGTTGGATTTTTGGCAGGTGGAAGGCTTTACATGACATCACTTGCAGGCATTCCACTTATCATTTACATGGCGTTGATTTCATCTGTAGCATATTCAATTTGGGGCATGCTTTTAAAGTACAATCCAGTATCGTCAGTTACAATATACGGATTTACGAATCCGATTTTTGGTGCATTGCTTTCAGCTATACTTTTGTCAGAGTGGAAGACAATTACAGCTCAGTATCTGGTGGCGCTTGTACTTGTAAGCCTTGGAATTTATATTGTAAATAGAGTAAATAATTAG
- a CDS encoding DUF4825 domain-containing protein has product MNKKLLTCMMLALALTACGKAEAPATTSTEETAEPEVTETAETTVDLEQFRTDFIGDNSNVVGIASNQKYPEGYSYDSVELQTTDYPYELKVFLKKDDSVKPLYNELDENANQAFDLIGNMDMLTYMLGDDYIVAQYTKDESGQVQPSPYNYSSVIDRIVEQYADENKEPLDWSSTAELKENADAIIKMAEDSTGRYKVYGVISKEEGTYGLILNDNLYSDDNNMNHAYVRWYHSEDPSITPSLEWKGETLYLNYQEPDGDSYKDVTAEVLCGFETGTMDLMFEE; this is encoded by the coding sequence ATGAACAAAAAATTACTTACTTGCATGATGCTAGCACTAGCATTGACAGCCTGTGGTAAGGCAGAAGCACCTGCAACTACATCCACTGAGGAAACAGCTGAGCCTGAAGTCACTGAGACAGCTGAAACCACTGTAGACCTGGAACAATTCAGAACCGATTTTATTGGTGACAATTCAAATGTGGTTGGTATTGCTTCAAACCAAAAGTACCCAGAAGGATACAGCTATGATAGTGTTGAGCTTCAAACAACAGATTATCCTTATGAACTAAAAGTATTTTTGAAAAAGGATGATAGCGTTAAGCCACTTTATAACGAGTTGGATGAGAACGCAAACCAGGCTTTTGATCTAATCGGAAACATGGATATGCTCACGTATATGCTTGGGGATGACTACATCGTTGCCCAGTACACAAAGGATGAAAGTGGTCAAGTACAACCTTCACCTTACAACTATAGTTCAGTTATTGATAGAATAGTTGAGCAGTATGCAGATGAAAATAAGGAGCCGCTTGATTGGAGCAGCACTGCTGAACTTAAAGAAAATGCTGATGCCATAATTAAAATGGCAGAGGATTCTACAGGAAGATACAAAGTATATGGTGTCATAAGCAAAGAAGAAGGTACCTACGGCCTGATTTTAAATGACAATCTGTATAGTGACGACAACAATATGAATCACGCTTATGTGCGTTGGTATCACTCTGAGGACCCTTCCATCACACCATCTCTTGAATGGAAAGGTGAAACTCTTTACCTAAACTATCAGGAACCAGATGGAGACAGCTACAAGGATGTGACAGCAGAAGTTCTCTGCGGATTTGAAACAGGTACCATGGACCTTATGTTTGAAGAATAA